Proteins co-encoded in one bacterium genomic window:
- a CDS encoding cell division protein FtsL, whose product MTGRTLTGELDREFITIYFLQEEKEKRRLAVRRLSLVLGVIFFLFAIIGLRVWQQMQVVKLGYEINQYRQQYHQLLDENRILLSRRNALASMERIETIAREAFGLEMPQSQQLIFLVDPAAKPEGIGGWFSKDGFWGRWFNMLTTNSPGFKPGMKWNSNNDLLQIISKSSLSCPANAGYRVRAGKLKKT is encoded by the coding sequence ATGACCGGTAGAACACTTACCGGAGAGCTGGACCGCGAGTTTATTACGATCTATTTTCTCCAGGAGGAGAAAGAAAAACGCCGTCTGGCGGTTCGCCGTCTTTCATTGGTTCTCGGGGTTATCTTTTTTTTGTTTGCGATTATCGGACTTCGCGTTTGGCAGCAAATGCAGGTGGTGAAGCTGGGGTACGAAATAAACCAGTACCGGCAGCAGTATCATCAACTGTTGGATGAAAACCGGATTCTGTTGAGCCGGCGCAATGCTTTGGCCAGCATGGAAAGAATTGAGACAATTGCCCGCGAGGCATTTGGACTGGAAATGCCCCAATCGCAGCAATTGATTTTTCTGGTGGACCCGGCTGCCAAGCCCGAGGGTATCGGCGGTTGGTTTTCAAAGGACGGTTTTTGGGGACGCTGGTTTAATATGTTAACCACGAATTCCCCGGGTTTTAAACCGGGGATGAAGTGGAATAGTAATAATGATCTTTTACAGATCATATCCAAATCTTCGCTCTCTTGCCCGGCGAATGCCGGGTACCGGGTTAGAGCGGGGAAATTGAAAAAGACTTAG
- a CDS encoding PASTA domain-containing protein — MRNEAIERRTILFILGFGALLTILTTRLFYLQIIQHQHLSQLALRQQERTIEIQPARGRIFDREGRSLALNRQSSSFYAVPGEIKNPKAVATKLSRTLGVSQGRLERRFRSRKAFVWIKRKVGDQVAKQVDGLGIAGVHELKETTRVYPEGKLACHILGFVGMDNQGLGGVELKFDSAIRGQSGWIRINRDAKGRRLPTATRVHKQSQSGQDVYLTIDKVIQHIAERELGRAMTESRAKAGSVVIMNSKTGEVLAMANKPDFDPNYFNRVKADHRRNRAITDVYEPGSTMKIVAASAALEEGVYLDADIIDCENGRAKFYGMTVRDHEPRGRLTFRDVIVYSSNIGAVKIGIRLGAKKMAQYLQMYGFGKPTGIELPGESRGIVKPFAKWKRWTEASVPFGQGMAVTSIQLMAAYTAIANNGRVLKPWIIKEMRHPDEIRTKVGKTEYQSQVVSPGTAAAMRSILRDVVVRGSGVAAGLDNYQVAGKTGTAQKPLSNGRGYDPVYHVASFIGFFPADEPEFLIGVMIDAPQGVQWGGVVAGPVFRKISRKLVSYLGIPPGPQKVYAFAKDYEKDPMVQLEGIVRVPKVTGLSVRESKAVLKKEGLLPVCLGKGTQVVSQRPFADQWSNRDSRVILYMADSEGVTVSEATLTKSIVPNLSGQSMRNALLILEQYGLHADISGSGVVKHQDPKPYARISLGEHCSIVCEDPEE; from the coding sequence TTGCGAAACGAAGCCATTGAACGACGCACAATTCTTTTTATACTCGGCTTCGGAGCGCTACTTACGATTCTAACGACACGTCTTTTCTACCTACAAATTATACAACACCAACATCTTTCGCAACTCGCCCTCCGACAACAGGAACGTACGATTGAGATCCAACCGGCGCGGGGCCGGATCTTTGATCGTGAGGGTCGTTCTTTGGCATTGAACCGCCAATCCAGTTCTTTTTATGCTGTGCCGGGAGAAATAAAAAATCCCAAAGCTGTGGCAACTAAATTATCCAGGACGCTGGGCGTTTCTCAGGGTCGGCTGGAGCGGCGCTTTCGCAGTCGCAAGGCATTTGTCTGGATTAAACGCAAGGTAGGCGATCAGGTTGCCAAGCAGGTGGACGGGCTGGGGATTGCGGGGGTGCATGAACTCAAAGAAACCACCCGGGTTTATCCGGAAGGCAAGCTGGCCTGCCACATACTGGGATTTGTCGGGATGGATAATCAGGGTTTGGGCGGTGTGGAACTGAAATTTGACAGTGCCATCCGGGGGCAAAGCGGGTGGATACGAATTAATCGCGATGCCAAGGGACGCAGGCTGCCGACCGCGACACGGGTGCACAAGCAGTCACAATCCGGTCAGGATGTCTATCTGACAATTGACAAAGTCATCCAGCATATTGCTGAGCGGGAATTGGGGCGCGCGATGACTGAGAGCCGCGCCAAGGCGGGGTCTGTCGTGATTATGAATTCGAAAACCGGTGAGGTTCTGGCCATGGCCAATAAACCGGATTTTGATCCCAATTATTTTAATCGTGTTAAAGCGGATCACCGGCGCAATCGTGCGATCACCGATGTGTATGAACCTGGCTCCACCATGAAAATTGTGGCTGCTTCAGCAGCGCTGGAAGAAGGGGTCTATCTGGACGCGGATATTATTGATTGTGAAAACGGCCGGGCAAAATTTTATGGCATGACGGTTCGGGACCACGAACCGCGCGGACGATTAACCTTTCGGGATGTGATCGTGTATTCGAGTAACATTGGTGCTGTGAAAATCGGGATCCGTCTGGGTGCAAAAAAAATGGCGCAGTATTTACAAATGTACGGTTTTGGGAAACCGACTGGTATTGAGCTGCCCGGGGAGTCGAGGGGGATTGTAAAGCCATTTGCCAAGTGGAAGCGATGGACGGAAGCTTCGGTACCTTTCGGGCAGGGCATGGCAGTGACTTCCATTCAATTGATGGCGGCGTATACTGCGATTGCAAATAATGGCCGGGTGTTAAAACCCTGGATTATCAAGGAAATGCGCCATCCGGATGAAATCCGCACCAAGGTTGGAAAAACAGAATATCAGTCGCAGGTGGTATCACCGGGAACAGCGGCTGCAATGCGCAGTATTTTACGGGACGTGGTGGTGCGGGGGTCAGGTGTGGCTGCCGGGTTGGATAATTATCAGGTGGCCGGCAAAACCGGCACAGCACAAAAACCGCTTTCCAATGGTCGCGGTTATGACCCGGTTTATCATGTTGCATCATTTATTGGTTTTTTTCCGGCAGATGAACCGGAATTTTTAATCGGTGTGATGATTGATGCGCCCCAGGGTGTCCAATGGGGCGGGGTGGTGGCAGGACCGGTTTTTCGGAAAATCAGCCGGAAGCTGGTGTCTTATCTCGGCATTCCGCCCGGACCCCAGAAAGTTTATGCATTTGCCAAGGATTATGAAAAAGATCCCATGGTGCAATTAGAGGGGATCGTTCGTGTTCCTAAGGTGACAGGGCTCAGTGTGAGGGAATCCAAAGCGGTATTGAAAAAAGAGGGGTTGCTCCCAGTTTGTCTGGGCAAGGGGACGCAGGTGGTGAGTCAGCGTCCGTTTGCCGATCAGTGGAGCAATCGTGATTCGCGTGTGATTTTATATATGGCGGATTCGGAGGGGGTAACGGTTTCGGAAGCGACACTGACGAAGAGTATTGTACCCAACCTTTCGGGACAGAGCATGCGCAATGCACTTTTGATATTGGAGCAATACGGATTGCATGCAGATATTTCAGGAAGCGGTGTGGTGAAACACCAGGACCCTAAACCGTATGCCAGGATCAGTCTGGGAGAACATTGTTCGATTGTGTGTGAGGACCCGGAGGAATGA
- the ftsW gene encoding putative lipid II flippase FtsW, with protein MRGNIDITFLALTAILVGIGLIMVYSSSTILAMKNFGDSYFFIKRQMVWATMGFIALLVIARYPYASLRKWIKPAMVMCGVLLIAVLVLSIGKTVGGARRWLFFGPISFQPAEFLKVVLVLYMADSLVRKEKVMGSFVQGVLPHLMVLGAISMLLLMQPDLGTAIICILVGGGMIYLAGARLSHLVSLGLAALPVMFLLIYQVDYRRRRLDAFLDPWQEPLGKGFQVIQSYLAMGSGGLWGRGLCESQQKLFYLPAPHTDFIFSILGEELGFVGTFGLVLVFGFFLWRGFQIARNCKDRFGKLLALGLVLLLGVQIVINMGVTTGLVPTKGTTLPLISTGGSSLFFSMVAIGILLSISRYHPQEQG; from the coding sequence ATGCGCGGCAATATTGATATCACGTTTTTGGCACTGACAGCCATTTTAGTCGGTATCGGCCTGATTATGGTTTATTCTTCGTCGACCATTTTGGCGATGAAAAATTTTGGTGATTCCTATTTTTTCATCAAGCGTCAAATGGTATGGGCAACCATGGGATTTATCGCTCTTTTGGTGATTGCACGGTATCCCTATGCGTCGCTGCGTAAGTGGATCAAACCGGCAATGGTGATGTGCGGTGTTTTATTGATCGCGGTCTTGGTACTCTCGATTGGAAAAACCGTTGGGGGTGCCCGGCGTTGGCTTTTTTTTGGACCGATTTCTTTTCAACCGGCTGAATTTTTGAAGGTTGTACTCGTGCTTTATATGGCGGATTCCCTGGTGCGCAAAGAAAAAGTCATGGGCTCGTTTGTTCAAGGCGTACTGCCCCATCTGATGGTGTTGGGCGCGATTTCCATGTTGTTATTAATGCAGCCTGATTTGGGAACGGCGATTATATGTATTCTGGTAGGCGGCGGGATGATTTATCTGGCCGGTGCACGGTTATCGCATTTGGTCAGTTTGGGGTTGGCCGCACTGCCGGTTATGTTTTTATTAATTTATCAGGTTGATTATCGCCGTCGTCGTCTGGATGCTTTTTTGGATCCCTGGCAGGAACCTTTGGGCAAAGGGTTTCAGGTGATTCAGTCTTATTTGGCAATGGGAAGCGGGGGGTTGTGGGGAAGGGGTTTATGCGAAAGCCAACAAAAACTTTTTTATCTTCCTGCACCGCATACGGATTTTATTTTTAGTATTTTAGGTGAGGAATTAGGCTTTGTCGGAACCTTTGGATTGGTGCTCGTTTTTGGTTTTTTTCTCTGGCGGGGATTTCAGATTGCCCGAAATTGCAAAGACCGCTTTGGAAAACTGCTGGCCCTGGGGCTGGTGCTTTTGCTGGGTGTGCAGATTGTCATTAATATGGGTGTGACTACGGGTCTGGTTCCCACCAAGGGGACCACGCTGCCGCTGATCAGTACCGGCGGGTCCTCGCTCTTTTTTTCGATGGTGGCAATCGGCATCTTGCTCTCGATATCCCGTTACCATCCGCAGGAGCAGGGATGA
- a CDS encoding UDP-N-acetylmuramoyl-L-alanyl-D-glutamate--2,6-diaminopimelate ligase, with protein sequence MTQVPLSLLAAALPAAVLSGKADHMITAIADDSRKVQAGALYACLRGARYDGHAFAADAVVAGARALLVDKPVKGIDRHAVGVITVKNVAQTLKWLAPLFYNYPSLALRMVGITGTNGKTTVTYLLRAILEKSGMRQGRKSQVGLLGTIHHVIAGKIIPAKNTTPMAWDVQRFLAEMVSQHCQAAVMEVSSHALAEDRVCGCDFDVAVYTNLTPEHLDYHKTMAAYARTKRKLFSSLGRPGLKKSKRFAVINLDDPHAGMMMQAAKGAKVITYGMTSRAKVTAHAIKLGPDGTRFLLKSASQKIPVRLRLLGRYNLSNALAAAAAAQAMGVPLKKIKQGLESMIAVSGRMERVPGLQKFNVVVDYAHTPDALKNALQAIRETTAGRVILVFGCGGNRDVSKRAPMGRLAVELAEVVVITSDNPRREDPEKIIKDILVGCQVRTKRGAQADKVLVVQDRSRAIRRALALAQPKDTVLIAGKGHEAYQILKDKTIACDDRSIARESIKQFIRRKSWKA encoded by the coding sequence ATGACCCAAGTGCCCCTGTCATTGTTGGCAGCCGCCTTACCGGCGGCGGTGTTGTCGGGTAAGGCGGATCATATGATTACAGCCATTGCGGATGATTCCCGGAAGGTCCAAGCGGGTGCGCTTTATGCCTGTCTTCGCGGAGCGCGCTATGATGGACATGCATTTGCAGCGGATGCGGTCGTTGCCGGGGCCAGGGCATTGCTGGTGGACAAACCGGTGAAGGGGATTGACCGGCATGCGGTGGGTGTGATCACCGTGAAAAATGTTGCTCAAACACTGAAATGGCTGGCACCCCTATTTTACAATTATCCCAGTTTGGCACTGCGGATGGTCGGGATTACCGGGACAAATGGTAAGACAACGGTGACTTATTTACTGCGCGCTATTTTGGAAAAATCCGGAATGCGGCAGGGACGAAAAAGCCAGGTGGGTCTTTTGGGGACGATTCACCATGTGATTGCGGGAAAAATTATACCAGCGAAGAATACGACGCCCATGGCCTGGGATGTTCAACGTTTTTTGGCGGAAATGGTAAGCCAACACTGTCAAGCCGCCGTGATGGAGGTATCTTCTCATGCCCTGGCGGAAGACCGCGTCTGCGGGTGTGACTTTGATGTTGCGGTGTATACGAATTTAACCCCCGAACATCTGGATTATCATAAGACCATGGCGGCTTATGCCAGGACAAAACGGAAATTATTTTCTTCGCTGGGCAGGCCGGGTCTGAAAAAAAGTAAACGCTTTGCAGTGATTAACCTGGATGACCCGCATGCCGGTATGATGATGCAGGCGGCCAAAGGCGCGAAGGTGATTACCTACGGGATGACGTCCCGGGCAAAGGTCACAGCACACGCGATCAAGCTGGGTCCGGACGGGACACGATTTTTATTGAAAAGCGCGTCCCAAAAGATTCCGGTCCGGCTGCGTCTTTTGGGACGCTACAATTTGAGCAATGCCCTGGCTGCGGCAGCGGCGGCGCAGGCAATGGGTGTACCGCTGAAAAAAATCAAACAGGGATTGGAATCCATGATTGCGGTGAGCGGCCGGATGGAGCGCGTTCCCGGTCTGCAGAAATTCAATGTGGTGGTGGATTACGCACATACACCGGATGCATTGAAAAATGCTTTGCAGGCCATTCGGGAGACTACCGCAGGCCGGGTTATTCTGGTTTTTGGCTGCGGCGGGAACCGCGACGTTTCCAAGCGGGCGCCCATGGGGCGGCTGGCAGTTGAACTGGCCGAGGTGGTGGTTATCACCTCGGATAATCCCCGCCGCGAGGACCCGGAAAAAATTATCAAAGATATTCTCGTCGGGTGTCAGGTCAGGACAAAGCGCGGCGCTCAGGCAGACAAGGTATTGGTGGTGCAGGACCGGTCCCGGGCAATCAGAAGGGCCCTGGCCCTGGCCCAGCCCAAAGATACGGTTTTGATTGCGGGTAAGGGGCATGAAGCCTATCAGATTTTAAAAGACAAGACCATTGCGTGTGATGATCGCAGCATTGCCCGTGAAAGCATCAAGCAATTCATCCGGAGGAAATCATGGAAGGCATGA
- a CDS encoding UDP-N-acetylmuramoyl-tripeptide--D-alanyl-D-alanine ligase: MEGMTLGKIANAVQGRLVNVPRNRKVTGVSIDSRTVRSGQLFVALAGTQTDGHDYMEVAVAGGAVAGICQKAMGKLPYIKVRNARKALGDLAAAYRQLFPSLRVAAITGSSGKTVTKEMLAVILNKRSKVLESEGNFNNDLGLPLTLFNLALRHKIAVVEMGMNAPGEIRRLARIALPEVGILTNIGDAHLGNFTSKRALANAKLELVQELNDGGTAVLNADDPYLNKAAEKCERVLTFGMHPRADVRVVSAGVHLNGTRVVLAFADQKEEFRMKVLGVHQAWNAAAAVAGAIAMGIGFDSACAALEGFRNMTRMRLELLRIGQHRIINDAYNSNPQSAVAALKLLAELPSPGKKYFIAGSMLELGRHSGDAHRELGHQAAMLGVDGLVTVGSEARSIAVGARRAGGIRWITKLDGVHEVAEALRPQLSLQGDLILVKGSRGIGLEQFVDDLRRRTA, from the coding sequence ATGGAAGGCATGACATTAGGGAAAATTGCCAATGCAGTACAAGGCCGGTTGGTCAATGTGCCGCGTAACCGCAAGGTGACCGGGGTTTCCATTGATTCACGTACGGTTCGTTCCGGGCAGCTTTTTGTCGCGCTGGCCGGCACACAGACTGATGGACATGATTATATGGAAGTTGCTGTTGCGGGCGGTGCGGTGGCGGGGATTTGTCAAAAAGCGATGGGAAAACTTCCTTATATTAAAGTTCGCAATGCGCGCAAAGCGCTGGGTGACTTGGCCGCTGCCTATCGACAGCTCTTTCCCTCCCTCCGGGTGGCGGCCATTACCGGCAGCAGCGGAAAGACCGTAACCAAGGAAATGCTGGCGGTGATACTCAACAAGCGGAGTAAAGTCCTGGAGAGTGAAGGTAATTTTAACAATGATCTGGGGCTGCCTTTGACGCTTTTTAATCTTGCGCTGCGGCATAAAATTGCGGTGGTAGAAATGGGAATGAATGCGCCGGGAGAGATCCGGCGGTTGGCTCGGATTGCGTTGCCGGAAGTGGGCATCCTTACAAATATCGGTGATGCCCACTTGGGAAATTTTACGAGCAAACGCGCTCTGGCCAATGCCAAACTGGAGCTGGTCCAGGAATTGAACGATGGGGGAACTGCGGTTTTAAATGCAGATGATCCTTATTTGAATAAGGCAGCGGAAAAATGCGAGCGTGTTCTGACTTTCGGCATGCATCCCCGGGCCGATGTCCGCGTGGTTTCGGCAGGTGTTCACTTGAACGGGACCCGTGTTGTACTCGCTTTTGCCGATCAAAAAGAGGAATTTCGCATGAAGGTGTTGGGTGTCCATCAAGCCTGGAATGCGGCGGCAGCCGTGGCAGGTGCAATTGCCATGGGAATTGGTTTTGATTCGGCGTGTGCCGCTTTGGAAGGGTTTCGGAACATGACCCGGATGCGGCTTGAACTGCTGCGCATTGGACAGCATCGTATTATCAATGATGCTTACAACAGCAATCCGCAATCTGCGGTGGCAGCGCTGAAACTTCTGGCTGAATTGCCCTCGCCGGGTAAAAAATATTTTATTGCCGGGTCCATGCTTGAGTTGGGTCGGCATTCAGGCGACGCGCACCGTGAATTGGGACATCAAGCCGCGATGCTGGGTGTGGATGGTTTAGTTACCGTAGGGAGTGAAGCGCGCAGTATTGCTGTTGGTGCCCGGCGCGCCGGCGGCATTCGGTGGATTACCAAATTAGATGGGGTCCATGAGGTCGCAGAAGCCTTGCGGCCCCAGTTGAGCCTGCAGGGGGACCTGATTTTGGTGAAAGGCTCGCGGGGCATTGGATTGGAACAATTTGTTGATGATCTCAGAAGGAGGACCGCGTAG
- the murG gene encoding undecaprenyldiphospho-muramoylpentapeptide beta-N-acetylglucosaminyltransferase encodes MTAAPGVYGICGGGTGGHIFPALAVVRELQKLAPDAKVYYFGKEKGMEEDLAQQRKLSFIGLKLSGLSRSLTWKNAVSLWQAGAGIGRARHTINQTGIQAILGTGGYVCGPVMLAAANLGIPSIIHESNFFPGLTNRWLGRWVTQVAVSHAPTGKHFSADKVVVTGFPLREGLDALDRESGCKVFGLDPARKILFVFPGSQAARRINRAIADLLPRLNQALPGLQMIWMTGEADYAMAKRVCEKSSVKVSLHAFVHEVPQAYAAADLVLARAGAGTIAELSTTGKPALLVPYPHAAANHQVHNAEVLQKYGSAEMMEDDGLNDETLLARLMKVFKRLRYMNDCGAVLRAGYPKYAARDLAGMLIALAAKKTKERSRLG; translated from the coding sequence ATGACGGCCGCGCCCGGGGTTTATGGCATCTGCGGCGGCGGCACCGGCGGGCATATTTTTCCGGCACTGGCTGTGGTCCGGGAATTACAGAAACTGGCGCCGGATGCCAAGGTGTACTATTTTGGGAAAGAGAAGGGGATGGAGGAAGACTTGGCGCAGCAACGGAAGCTTTCCTTTATTGGTTTAAAGCTCAGCGGCTTGTCCCGTTCTTTGACCTGGAAAAATGCGGTCAGCCTTTGGCAGGCAGGGGCCGGAATAGGGCGGGCACGGCACACGATTAATCAAACCGGCATCCAGGCAATCTTGGGGACCGGCGGCTATGTTTGCGGTCCGGTAATGCTGGCCGCAGCCAACTTGGGAATTCCCAGTATTATTCATGAAAGCAATTTTTTTCCCGGTCTTACCAACCGCTGGTTGGGACGCTGGGTGACGCAGGTGGCAGTGAGCCATGCCCCGACGGGAAAACATTTTTCTGCAGATAAAGTGGTGGTCACTGGATTTCCCTTGCGGGAAGGTCTGGATGCGCTTGACCGGGAAAGCGGCTGTAAAGTTTTTGGTTTGGATCCGGCGCGAAAAATATTATTTGTTTTTCCGGGATCTCAGGCCGCCCGGCGGATTAACCGGGCGATTGCCGATTTACTGCCCCGGTTGAACCAGGCGCTGCCTGGGTTGCAAATGATTTGGATGACCGGTGAGGCGGATTATGCGATGGCGAAACGCGTTTGCGAAAAAAGCAGTGTGAAGGTATCGTTGCATGCTTTTGTTCATGAGGTGCCGCAGGCTTATGCAGCTGCGGATTTGGTCCTGGCCCGGGCCGGTGCGGGGACGATTGCGGAATTATCCACGACCGGGAAACCGGCGTTATTGGTTCCTTATCCGCATGCCGCCGCCAACCACCAAGTGCACAATGCCGAGGTGCTGCAAAAATACGGATCGGCTGAGATGATGGAAGATGACGGCCTTAATGATGAAACGCTTTTGGCACGGCTGATGAAGGTGTTCAAACGCTTGCGGTATATGAATGATTGTGGTGCGGTGTTACGGGCGGGTTATCCCAAATACGCAGCGCGTGATCTGGCCGGGATGCTCATTGCACTGGCGGCAAAGAAAACCAAAGAAAGAAGCCGGTTGGGATGA
- the mraY gene encoding phospho-N-acetylmuramoyl-pentapeptide-transferase yields the protein MLYYFLYPLADIWTGFNVFRYITFRSVYAALTAFLVCLLLGPVIIRMLRKRGIGQNIRKDGPDRHQKKAGTPTMGGLIILPAILLSIGLWARWEYSGMWIVTIALVWFGMVGFLDDYLKIIKKQSQGLIAKKKLVLQLVGSGLIMLLFLYWNQAWAQRASINLPFFSQSVDLPVWIYFILGVLVITYASNAVNLTDGLDGLAIGSLALVAGTFTVMSYLVTHVKFAGYLKIILIPGGAELTVVCSAMVGAALGFLWFNTHPAEIFMGDTGSLSLGGVLGTLAVLIKQEVLLVIVGGIFVAEVLSVILQVGSFKLTGKRIFLMAPLHHHFEMKGWSEPKIIVRFWIVGIMLAVIALSTLKLR from the coding sequence GTGCTTTATTATTTTCTCTATCCATTAGCGGATATCTGGACAGGCTTTAATGTTTTTCGATACATCACATTCCGTTCTGTGTATGCGGCACTAACCGCGTTTTTGGTGTGCTTGCTGTTGGGTCCGGTGATCATCCGTATGCTGCGCAAGCGCGGGATCGGTCAAAATATCCGCAAGGACGGTCCGGACCGTCATCAAAAAAAAGCCGGGACACCGACCATGGGCGGTTTGATCATCCTGCCGGCGATTCTGCTGAGCATCGGCTTGTGGGCGCGGTGGGAATATTCAGGCATGTGGATTGTGACCATTGCATTGGTTTGGTTCGGGATGGTCGGTTTTTTGGATGATTATTTGAAAATAATCAAAAAACAGTCTCAGGGTTTGATTGCAAAAAAGAAACTGGTCCTCCAGCTGGTCGGGAGCGGCCTGATTATGCTGCTGTTCCTTTACTGGAATCAGGCTTGGGCACAGCGCGCCAGCATCAACCTGCCTTTTTTCAGTCAATCGGTGGACTTGCCGGTCTGGATATATTTTATTTTGGGTGTCTTGGTAATCACGTATGCCAGCAATGCGGTGAATCTGACCGATGGGTTGGACGGACTGGCGATCGGATCGCTGGCCCTGGTGGCCGGAACGTTTACGGTCATGAGCTATTTAGTCACGCATGTGAAATTTGCCGGTTATTTGAAAATTATTTTAATTCCCGGCGGAGCTGAACTCACTGTGGTGTGCAGTGCCATGGTCGGTGCAGCGCTGGGCTTCTTATGGTTTAATACGCATCCGGCCGAAATTTTTATGGGAGATACAGGCTCGCTTTCTCTCGGGGGCGTCTTGGGAACCCTGGCGGTATTGATTAAACAGGAAGTTCTGTTGGTGATTGTCGGCGGTATTTTTGTCGCAGAGGTCCTTTCGGTGATTCTGCAGGTGGGGTCGTTTAAGTTGACCGGAAAACGGATTTTTCTGATGGCGCCTTTGCATCATCATTTTGAGATGAAAGGGTGGTCTGAACCGAAAATTATTGTGCGTTTTTGGATCGTAGGCATCATGCTGGCGGTCATTGCTTTAAGTACGCTCAAACTGCGTTGA
- the murD gene encoding UDP-N-acetylmuramoyl-L-alanine--D-glutamate ligase has product MKEKIEVKDKSVLIIGMARSGCAAARLLHAQGAKVTITDIKPAEELESAIEALTPLGITIETGGHNPESLKTAELVVISPGVPAAQPVVQEAENLKIEMISELELAYNFCDNKIAAITGTNGKTTTVHLLDAMLRDAGISCVMAGNMGRPFSEVVLDLSKNTIVILEVSSFQLERIKNFRANVAAILNVTPDHLDRYTGMQAYVEAKTRIVRSQQSSDVLILNGEDKYTPLLVNQASGRLLTFSALRPPEIEGTWVERGKIFYRLFGLGQDEMMLADEMLIPGPHNLENALAAIAMGLSLGIGAKNMVKTLRQFRGVPHRLEPVKRSRGIWFINDSKGTNVDAVEKALQSYKSPVILILGGRDKNGDFRRLRELILQRARAVVVMGEAAKTIAEQLEGTVQIIHENELGGAVHAAVSIASEGDVVLFSPGCASFDQFKNFEERGETFKQLVEEMAQVTGD; this is encoded by the coding sequence ATGAAAGAAAAAATTGAAGTCAAAGATAAATCGGTCTTGATTATTGGTATGGCGCGCAGCGGCTGCGCGGCGGCACGCTTGCTGCATGCGCAAGGTGCCAAGGTAACCATTACCGATATCAAACCGGCGGAGGAACTGGAATCCGCGATTGAGGCATTGACACCTTTGGGAATCACCATTGAGACGGGCGGCCATAATCCGGAGAGCCTTAAAACAGCGGAACTGGTCGTGATCTCACCCGGTGTGCCGGCCGCCCAGCCGGTGGTGCAGGAAGCGGAAAATCTCAAGATCGAGATGATCTCCGAATTGGAACTGGCATATAATTTTTGTGATAATAAAATTGCGGCAATCACCGGGACCAACGGCAAAACCACAACTGTTCATCTTTTGGATGCCATGCTGCGGGATGCCGGTATTTCCTGTGTGATGGCGGGTAATATGGGGAGACCTTTTTCCGAGGTCGTGCTTGATCTTTCAAAAAATACAATAGTGATTCTGGAAGTTTCCAGCTTTCAGCTGGAAAGAATAAAAAATTTTCGGGCCAATGTGGCGGCTATTCTCAACGTCACGCCCGACCATTTGGACCGGTACACCGGCATGCAGGCTTATGTAGAAGCCAAGACCCGGATTGTCCGGTCACAACAGTCAAGTGACGTTTTAATTCTCAATGGCGAGGATAAATATACCCCCTTGCTGGTCAATCAAGCATCCGGCCGGCTTTTGACGTTTTCCGCACTGCGTCCACCGGAGATTGAAGGGACCTGGGTGGAACGCGGGAAAATTTTTTACCGGCTGTTCGGGCTCGGTCAGGATGAAATGATGTTGGCCGATGAAATGCTGATACCCGGACCGCATAATCTTGAGAACGCCTTGGCGGCCATTGCCATGGGTTTGAGCCTGGGGATCGGTGCGAAAAATATGGTTAAAACATTGCGTCAGTTTCGCGGTGTGCCGCATCGGTTGGAACCGGTTAAGCGGTCCCGCGGCATTTGGTTTATTAATGATTCCAAGGGAACCAATGTGGATGCGGTGGAAAAGGCGCTGCAAAGTTACAAGTCGCCGGTGATTTTGATTTTGGGCGGCCGGGATAAAAACGGAGATTTTCGCCGGTTGCGGGAATTGATACTGCAACGCGCCAGAGCGGTGGTGGTCATGGGTGAAGCAGCCAAGACCATTGCGGAGCAGCTCGAAGGCACGGTACAGATTATTCATGAAAATGAATTGGGCGGAGCAGTTCATGCGGCGGTAAGCATAGCGAGTGAGGGTGATGTGGTGTTGTTCTCGCCCGGGTGTGCAAGTTTTGATCAATTTAAAAATTTTGAGGAACGGGGCGAGACTTTCAAGCAGCTGGTGGAAGAGATGGCCCAAGTGACGGGAGACTAG